From one Staphylococcus kloosii genomic stretch:
- a CDS encoding PTS sugar transporter subunit IIB: protein MAEKTIMLVCAAGMSTSMLVKKMEEAASNQGLEREIFAVSTSDADDHINNKDIDVLLLGPQVRYKKDEFEQRASGHNIPVEVIPMTDYGTMNGENVIKLAEQLMSH, encoded by the coding sequence ATGGCTGAAAAAACAATAATGTTAGTTTGCGCTGCAGGTATGAGTACAAGTATGTTAGTGAAGAAAATGGAAGAAGCGGCAAGTAACCAAGGTTTAGAACGTGAAATTTTTGCGGTGTCTACTTCTGATGCAGATGATCATATAAACAATAAAGATATAGATGTCTTGTTGTTAGGACCACAAGTACGATATAAAAAAGATGAATTTGAACAACGAGCAAGTGGGCATAATATTCCCGTAGAAGTTATACCTATGACAGATTACGGTACGATGAATGGCGAAAATGTTATTAAATTAGCAGAGCAATTGATGTCTCATTAA
- a CDS encoding PTS lactose/cellobiose transporter subunit IIA, with protein sequence MTEQAMSLIAFGGDAKSSAMEAIYAAKKGDFDNAEQKVAQAQQSLTEAHQIQTTMLTEEAQGHHHELTLLTVHSQDHLMTAIAFNDIAKEMIDLYKEVKGQN encoded by the coding sequence ATGACGGAACAAGCAATGTCATTAATCGCATTTGGTGGTGATGCCAAAAGCAGTGCGATGGAAGCTATTTATGCTGCCAAAAAAGGTGATTTCGACAATGCCGAACAAAAAGTGGCACAAGCGCAACAATCACTAACGGAGGCACATCAAATTCAAACAACTATGCTAACAGAAGAAGCGCAAGGTCATCACCATGAACTTACGTTGTTAACGGTGCATAGTCAAGACCATTTAATGACAGCAATCGCCTTCAATGACATTGCTAAAGAAATGATTGATTTATATAAAGAAGTAAAAGGACAAAATTAA
- a CDS encoding amino acid ABC transporter substrate-binding protein yields MKKILFGLLALVIVVAVAACGNNSSNKKSSETKTVGKEKTFVVGTEGTYAPFSYHDKNDKLTGYDVDVMKAVAKEMGYKVKFKETQWDSMFAGLDSGRFNVIANQVGINDERKEKYQFSEPYTYSEAVLVVNKNNKNIKSFDDVKGKKLAQTFTSNYGKLAKSKGAELTKVDGFNQAMDLLQSNRVEGTFNDNISYLDYKKQKPNAKVKAIEGNAEKSQSALTFTKKEDKQTIEKVNKAIKKLKDNGELAKISKKWFGADVSKP; encoded by the coding sequence ATGAAGAAGATTCTTTTTGGTTTATTAGCTTTAGTTATTGTTGTGGCGGTAGCTGCTTGTGGTAATAATAGCTCTAATAAAAAAAGCAGTGAAACTAAAACAGTTGGTAAAGAAAAAACATTTGTCGTAGGGACAGAGGGAACATATGCACCATTCTCATACCATGATAAAAACGACAAATTAACTGGTTATGACGTTGACGTGATGAAAGCAGTAGCGAAAGAAATGGGTTATAAAGTTAAATTTAAAGAAACACAATGGGATTCAATGTTTGCAGGTTTAGATTCTGGTCGTTTCAATGTTATAGCGAACCAAGTTGGTATTAATGACGAACGTAAAGAAAAATATCAATTTTCAGAGCCATACACATATTCTGAAGCAGTATTAGTAGTGAACAAAAACAATAAAAATATTAAATCATTCGACGACGTTAAAGGTAAAAAATTAGCACAAACATTTACGTCTAACTATGGTAAGTTAGCGAAATCAAAAGGTGCTGAATTAACTAAAGTTGACGGTTTCAACCAAGCTATGGATTTATTACAATCTAACCGAGTTGAAGGTACATTTAATGACAATATTTCATATTTAGATTATAAAAAGCAAAAACCAAATGCTAAGGTTAAAGCAATCGAAGGCAATGCAGAAAAAAGCCAATCTGCACTAACTTTCACTAAAAAAGAAGATAAACAGACAATTGAAAAAGTGAACAAAGCAATTAAAAAGCTAAAAGATAATGGCGAATTAGCAAAAATAAGTAAGAAATGGTTCGGCGCAGATGTTTCTAAACCTTAA
- a CDS encoding amino acid ABC transporter permease has translation MFLNLNHEQQHALNAAGQAFGPMLEGLVKYSIPITLVTFVLGLIIALFTALMRISTSRVLRGIARVYISIIRGTPMIVQLFIIFYGIPELGRLITNNSDSQWTLAPVVAAIIGLSLNVGAYASEIIRGGILSIPKGQTEAAYSIGMNYRQTVQRIVLPQAIRVSVPALGNTFLSLIKDTSLLGFILVAEMFRKAQEVASTTYEYLTIYILVALLYWVVCFIISIIQNYYESYLERGYRS, from the coding sequence ATGTTTCTAAACCTTAACCATGAACAACAACACGCTTTAAACGCAGCAGGACAAGCATTTGGTCCTATGTTGGAAGGACTTGTAAAATATTCTATTCCAATTACGTTAGTTACTTTCGTACTTGGTTTAATTATCGCCCTATTTACGGCGTTGATGAGAATATCTACAAGCCGTGTGTTGAGAGGAATTGCTAGAGTTTACATTTCAATTATTCGCGGAACACCTATGATTGTACAACTATTTATTATCTTTTATGGTATACCTGAACTGGGTAGACTTATTACTAATAATTCCGATAGTCAGTGGACTTTAGCACCAGTAGTCGCGGCGATTATTGGCTTATCGTTAAATGTAGGTGCTTATGCTTCAGAGATTATCCGTGGTGGTATTTTATCTATACCTAAAGGACAAACAGAAGCTGCATACTCTATTGGAATGAATTACAGACAAACAGTGCAACGTATCGTATTGCCTCAAGCAATTCGCGTTTCTGTACCTGCACTAGGCAATACATTTCTAAGTTTAATCAAAGATACATCGCTCTTAGGTTTTATCTTAGTGGCAGAAATGTTCAGAAAAGCCCAAGAAGTTGCATCTACGACTTATGAATATTTAACAATATATATATTAGTAGCTTTATTATATTGGGTTGTATGTTTCATCATATCCATCATACAAAACTACTATGAATCTTATCTCGAAAGAGGGTATCGCTCATGA
- a CDS encoding amino acid ABC transporter ATP-binding protein: MIELQNIKKSFGDTEVIKGIDLTVEQGEVVTLIGRSGSGKTTLLRMINALELPSSGAVYVDGKTYSNDDKKSQIAVRQKSGMVFQSYNLFPHKTALENVMEGLITVKKVKKAEAEKQSLALLAKVGLTEVKHQRPNALSGGQQQRVAIARALAMNPQVMLFDEPTSALDPELVNDVLNVIKELANEGMTMVIVTHEMRFAKEVSNKIVFIHDGYIGEQGAPQQILNHPQTNELQRFLNVIREV; the protein is encoded by the coding sequence ATGATTGAATTACAAAATATAAAAAAATCGTTCGGCGATACTGAAGTAATCAAAGGCATTGATTTAACTGTAGAACAAGGTGAAGTTGTGACTTTAATAGGAAGATCTGGTTCTGGGAAGACAACATTATTACGTATGATAAATGCATTGGAATTACCTTCTTCAGGTGCGGTTTATGTCGACGGTAAAACATATAGTAATGACGACAAAAAATCACAAATTGCAGTGCGCCAAAAGTCTGGCATGGTTTTCCAAAGTTATAATTTATTTCCGCATAAAACGGCTTTAGAAAATGTAATGGAAGGGCTAATAACTGTTAAAAAGGTGAAAAAAGCCGAGGCAGAAAAACAATCTTTAGCACTATTAGCTAAAGTGGGTCTTACTGAAGTCAAACACCAACGACCTAATGCGTTATCGGGTGGACAACAACAACGTGTGGCAATTGCTAGAGCATTGGCAATGAATCCACAAGTTATGTTGTTTGATGAACCAACATCTGCATTGGATCCAGAGCTAGTTAATGATGTATTAAATGTTATAAAAGAACTAGCCAATGAAGGTATGACAATGGTAATAGTAACGCATGAAATGCGTTTTGCTAAAGAAGTATCTAATAAAATTGTATTTATCCACGATGGATATATTGGTGAACAGGGTGCACCGCAACAAATTTTAAATCATCCTCAAACAAATGAATTACAACGGTTTTTAAACGTTATAAGAGAAGTCTAG
- a CDS encoding BglG family transcription antiterminator, with protein sequence MQLLSMRQRQILDFVSTQGHYVSVHDLAEKFQVSERAIQYDIEFIESMTDVLHITLERDKANGIKIVAMQQHIPNTKTSHNRVIHYAKNERILYIILKLFESSQPTSSQAFAEMVSVSRRTIVEDLKDVQKWLDEQSLALTYVKNKGFIIEGDEHNFRKAYAARVNEYFDTHTHQIGNQLFSSQDLKQIRLTVTSILMEHQYQLVQSAIDGLIYHILIAIHRTKEDYTFKIPKSEYERLSQTDQFQIATVIAQKLEAIFDIQFPTSEAAFITLHLLGAKSAEENMMIERTDNLELYILKLIEYMSGELGVDLMSDNKLLNGLLVHLQPAIYRMKFNMSHDNPLLEEIQTQYRHIVDALNRHLNAIELAYDMHFDDHEIAYITLHFASAIERGSSLKRKSIKVVLLCGSGIGTSQLLKSKIINIYPELEVVDAYSVYEISEEQLRHEGVDYVISTVPVKSLSVPVINVSPFLAAEDRLKLNNIINEAREQYVSSIKSVGPTLNQVLPQANILISQPKVDRDAAIVQSVDLLVKQDIVGESYASAIIQQLDKFGPYMVISPQIALIHANHDQVKQGVGFSLVHYEEGIRFNHKQYDPVRIVITLATEQPKIHLNALRQLSELLMDEQKRASLLQGDLAQIISSIDEVSNK encoded by the coding sequence ATGCAGTTGCTAAGTATGAGACAACGACAAATTCTTGATTTTGTATCTACACAAGGACATTATGTTTCAGTTCATGATTTAGCTGAAAAGTTTCAAGTTTCAGAACGGGCTATCCAATATGATATTGAATTCATTGAATCTATGACTGACGTATTACATATAACTTTAGAAAGAGATAAAGCGAATGGTATTAAAATAGTTGCTATGCAACAACACATTCCTAATACTAAAACATCTCATAATAGGGTTATACATTATGCGAAAAATGAAAGGATACTATATATTATTTTAAAACTTTTTGAGTCATCACAACCTACGTCCTCACAAGCATTTGCGGAAATGGTGTCAGTTTCACGCAGAACTATCGTAGAAGATTTAAAAGATGTTCAAAAGTGGTTGGACGAACAATCATTAGCTTTAACATATGTAAAGAACAAAGGATTTATTATTGAAGGTGATGAGCACAACTTTAGAAAAGCGTATGCTGCCCGCGTAAATGAATATTTTGATACGCACACCCACCAAATTGGAAATCAATTGTTTTCCAGTCAAGATTTAAAACAAATTCGATTAACTGTTACTTCAATCTTAATGGAACATCAATATCAATTAGTTCAAAGTGCTATTGATGGTTTGATTTATCATATTTTGATTGCGATACATCGTACAAAAGAAGATTACACCTTTAAAATTCCAAAATCAGAATATGAGCGCCTCTCGCAAACTGATCAGTTTCAAATAGCAACAGTTATAGCACAGAAATTGGAAGCTATATTTGATATTCAATTTCCAACGAGTGAAGCAGCCTTTATTACATTGCATCTACTAGGTGCAAAGAGCGCTGAGGAAAATATGATGATTGAACGAACGGACAATTTAGAACTGTACATTCTCAAACTTATTGAGTATATGAGTGGCGAACTCGGCGTCGATTTGATGTCGGACAATAAATTGTTAAATGGTCTACTCGTACATCTGCAACCGGCAATTTATCGAATGAAGTTCAATATGAGTCATGACAACCCGTTGCTGGAAGAAATTCAAACACAGTATAGGCATATTGTGGACGCGTTAAATAGACATCTTAATGCGATTGAATTAGCATATGATATGCATTTCGATGATCATGAAATTGCTTATATTACATTACATTTTGCATCGGCTATCGAACGCGGTTCATCATTAAAAAGAAAATCGATAAAAGTCGTTTTATTATGCGGTTCAGGCATTGGAACTTCACAGTTGTTAAAAAGTAAAATCATCAATATTTATCCAGAATTAGAAGTCGTTGATGCATATTCTGTCTATGAAATTTCAGAGGAGCAATTAAGACATGAAGGTGTAGATTACGTGATTTCAACTGTGCCAGTAAAATCATTATCTGTGCCTGTCATTAATGTTAGTCCGTTTTTGGCCGCAGAAGATCGTCTTAAATTGAATAATATTATTAATGAAGCAAGAGAACAATATGTAAGTAGCATTAAATCAGTGGGTCCAACGTTGAATCAAGTTTTACCTCAAGCAAATATTTTAATTTCGCAGCCGAAAGTAGATCGAGACGCAGCTATTGTTCAAAGTGTAGATTTATTAGTAAAACAAGACATTGTCGGCGAGTCATATGCTAGTGCGATTATCCAACAACTAGATAAATTTGGACCGTATATGGTTATTAGTCCACAAATTGCACTTATCCATGCCAATCATGATCAAGTTAAGCAAGGTGTAGGATTTAGTCTAGTCCATTATGAAGAAGGTATTCGTTTTAATCATAAGCAATATGACCCGGTACGCATTGTAATAACTTTAGCTACCGAGCAACCAAAAATTCACTTAAACGCCTTGAGACAATTAAGTGAACTACTTATGGACGAACAAAAAAGAGCTTCATTATTGCAAGGTGATTTAGCTCAAATTATATCGAGCATTGATGAAGTAAGTAATAAATAG
- a CDS encoding PTS sugar transporter subunit IIA: protein MSLEMLTPDKVQIKDQVNDWSEAIDIASQPLLQQEYFDERYIQAMIDSVHNLGPYIVIAPEIAIAHARPDESVNKVGLSLLKLENHINFSAEGHYASLIFVLSAVDNTKHLEILKQLAQALGDQQIVERLLQTTDKNKLISILKGE, encoded by the coding sequence ATGAGCTTAGAAATGTTAACGCCGGATAAAGTTCAAATTAAAGACCAAGTAAATGATTGGTCTGAAGCAATAGATATTGCCTCGCAACCGTTATTGCAGCAAGAGTATTTTGATGAACGCTATATACAAGCAATGATTGATAGTGTGCATAATTTAGGGCCTTATATCGTTATAGCTCCAGAGATTGCAATAGCACATGCAAGACCCGATGAATCGGTTAATAAAGTTGGTTTAAGTTTATTGAAGTTAGAAAATCATATCAATTTTTCTGCAGAAGGACATTATGCTTCATTGATATTTGTATTAAGTGCTGTAGATAACACGAAACACTTAGAAATATTAAAACAATTAGCTCAAGCTTTAGGCGACCAGCAAATTGTTGAACGATTATTACAAACAACAGATAAAAATAAATTAATAAGTATATTAAAAGGAGAATGA
- a CDS encoding PTS sugar transporter subunit IIB, producing MKILVVCGHGLGSSFMVEMNAQEALKNLNAPSDIEVEHSDVMSASPDMADLFICGRDLEENTKNLGDVLVLDNILDKEELQTKLNDKLQQLGKL from the coding sequence ATGAAAATTTTAGTAGTTTGCGGACATGGTTTAGGTAGTAGCTTTATGGTTGAAATGAATGCACAAGAGGCATTGAAAAATTTAAATGCCCCTTCAGATATTGAAGTAGAACACAGTGACGTTATGTCGGCAAGTCCAGATATGGCAGATTTATTTATTTGTGGCAGAGACCTTGAAGAAAACACAAAAAATCTCGGAGATGTTTTAGTACTAGATAATATTTTAGACAAAGAAGAGTTACAAACTAAATTAAATGACAAGTTGCAACAACTAGGTAAGTTATAA
- a CDS encoding PTS ascorbate transporter subunit IIC — translation MKPILDFIVDILSQPAILVAMIALVGLIVQKKSAVDVTSGTIKTILGFLVLSAGANVVTQSLEPFGKIFQHAFGVQGVVPNNEAIISIALNKYGTTAALIMVFGMIVNILIARFTNLKYIFLTGHHTFYMAAFLAILLSVGKITGTLTVIIGAIILGLIMAVLPALAHPTMKKITGNNQVALGHFGTISYWAAGVVGSLFKGKSKSTEDIKFPKSLGFLRESTISISITMTLLYFIASLFAGPAYVHADISKGQNFIVFSLIQGVTFAAGVFIILTGVRLILAEIVPAFKGISEKLVPNTKPALDCPIVFPYAQNAVLIGFFVSFIVGVIGMFILFLFGGVIILPGVVAHFFLGATAGVFGNARGGIKGAVAGSALNGILITFLPLLFLPFLGDLGGAATTFSDTDFLAVGIIFGNIAKYLGIIGIVVLVVIIAAVSMLIQKRADQKQAE, via the coding sequence ATGAAACCGATTCTAGATTTTATCGTTGATATTTTAAGTCAGCCAGCAATTTTAGTTGCTATGATAGCGTTAGTTGGCTTGATAGTTCAAAAGAAATCAGCTGTAGATGTAACATCAGGGACAATTAAAACGATTTTAGGTTTCCTTGTATTAAGCGCTGGTGCAAATGTAGTTACACAATCCTTAGAACCATTCGGAAAAATATTCCAACACGCTTTTGGTGTACAAGGGGTCGTACCCAATAATGAAGCCATCATTTCTATTGCGTTAAATAAATACGGCACTACAGCGGCATTAATTATGGTATTCGGTATGATTGTGAATATATTAATTGCCAGATTTACTAATTTAAAATATATCTTTTTAACAGGACACCACACTTTTTATATGGCAGCATTTTTAGCTATTTTATTATCAGTAGGCAAAATCACAGGTACTTTAACTGTGATCATTGGTGCAATTATATTAGGTTTAATTATGGCAGTCTTACCGGCGTTGGCACATCCGACGATGAAGAAAATAACGGGTAATAACCAAGTTGCATTAGGTCACTTTGGTACAATTAGTTACTGGGCTGCCGGAGTGGTCGGTAGTCTATTTAAAGGAAAATCTAAATCAACAGAAGACATCAAGTTTCCAAAAAGTTTAGGTTTCTTAAGAGAAAGTACAATTAGTATTTCTATTACAATGACCTTATTGTACTTTATAGCATCACTATTTGCAGGACCTGCATACGTTCATGCTGATATAAGTAAAGGACAAAACTTTATCGTCTTTTCTTTAATACAAGGTGTAACTTTTGCAGCAGGTGTGTTTATTATTTTAACAGGTGTACGTTTGATTTTAGCCGAAATCGTACCTGCTTTTAAAGGTATTTCGGAAAAACTCGTACCAAACACAAAACCAGCATTGGATTGTCCAATTGTTTTCCCTTATGCTCAAAATGCAGTGCTGATTGGGTTCTTCGTTAGCTTTATTGTAGGAGTTATTGGTATGTTTATACTATTCCTGTTCGGCGGAGTTATTATCTTACCGGGTGTTGTAGCACACTTCTTCTTAGGTGCAACAGCAGGCGTTTTTGGTAACGCAAGAGGTGGCATCAAAGGTGCAGTGGCAGGCTCGGCGCTTAACGGTATTTTAATTACTTTCTTACCATTATTATTCTTGCCATTTTTGGGAGATTTAGGAGGCGCTGCTACTACTTTCTCTGATACAGATTTCTTAGCAGTAGGTATAATATTTGGTAACATTGCAAAATACCTAGGCATTATCGGTATTGTAGTATTAGTTGTTATTATTGCGGCAGTGTCGATGCTAATTCAAAAACGTGCAGATCAAAAACAAGCAGAATAA
- the panE gene encoding 2-dehydropantoate 2-reductase, producing MRILVLGAGGIGGYFGGRLAESGKDVTFLVRDKRKASLKENGLVINSVNGNYVFSPKLITKEENAEPYDVVLLSTKAYHLDNAIEDLRPFIGEQTVIIPLLNGIAHVAKLQQAFGEDKVFGGLCIIETTLDSQGEVNHTSDFDQLIFGELNGEETERAKKIESALSGTRAKIILSDNINKDMWHKYLMITVMSSVTTLMHAPIGPIRDSEGGKAYIEDMYNEVAQIMRVHQAPISNNIVNNYMKSLDNLSYHFKTSMQRDMEKGLNIEGHHIQGYMLNLAHQYNFEAPLLRSAYQHLNVYNEMLN from the coding sequence ATGCGCATATTAGTGTTAGGTGCTGGTGGTATCGGTGGTTATTTTGGCGGTCGATTAGCAGAAAGCGGTAAAGACGTTACCTTTCTAGTACGTGATAAACGTAAAGCATCATTAAAAGAAAATGGTTTGGTAATTAATAGCGTCAATGGTAACTATGTCTTTTCACCTAAATTAATTACAAAAGAAGAAAATGCCGAACCGTATGATGTCGTATTATTATCGACAAAAGCATATCACTTAGATAATGCTATTGAAGATTTGAGACCATTTATTGGAGAGCAAACAGTCATCATACCTTTACTCAATGGCATTGCACATGTTGCCAAATTGCAACAAGCTTTTGGTGAAGATAAAGTGTTCGGCGGCTTATGTATAATTGAAACTACATTAGATTCACAAGGTGAAGTTAATCATACAAGCGATTTCGATCAACTCATTTTCGGTGAATTGAATGGTGAAGAAACAGAACGTGCTAAAAAGATAGAAAGTGCACTATCCGGTACTCGAGCTAAAATTATATTAAGTGACAATATCAATAAAGATATGTGGCATAAATATTTAATGATTACTGTCATGTCTAGTGTTACTACGTTAATGCACGCTCCTATAGGACCTATTAGGGACAGTGAAGGTGGCAAAGCGTATATTGAAGATATGTACAATGAAGTCGCCCAAATAATGCGTGTACATCAAGCGCCGATTTCAAACAATATCGTTAACAATTACATGAAGTCATTAGATAACTTGTCTTATCATTTTAAAACGTCAATGCAACGAGACATGGAAAAAGGTCTAAATATTGAAGGTCATCACATTCAAGGGTATATGCTAAACTTGGCTCATCAATACAATTTCGAAGCGCCGTTATTACGTTCTGCGTACCAACATCTGAACGTCTATAACGAGATGTTAAATTAA
- the manA gene encoding mannose-6-phosphate isomerase, class I, whose translation MPLFLKPVFQERIWGGTKLTEFGYDIPYDKTGECWGISAHPNGANTILNGRYKGYTLDQVWQENRALFGNDNRAAFPLLTKILDAQDKLSVQVHPDDAYAKEHEGEYGKTECWYILDAEEDAEIIYGVNAQDQGTLNKMIDNREFDELFNTVKVQKGDFYYVPAGTVHAIGKGIMILETQQSSDTTYRIYDYDRKDKNGAQRALHLDESKEVIDLSQTSPNSTPKVLTRGDEQYTQLVTNAFFTVEKWDVSQQINFEKPQEYCLVSVIEGSGEIIVDDYAYEVEKGEHFILTSEDNAIQFNGELTMIVSYV comes from the coding sequence ATGCCATTATTTTTGAAACCTGTATTCCAAGAGCGTATATGGGGTGGCACGAAATTAACTGAATTTGGTTATGATATACCGTATGATAAAACAGGAGAATGTTGGGGCATCTCAGCACATCCAAATGGCGCAAACACGATTTTAAATGGACGTTATAAAGGTTATACGTTAGACCAAGTATGGCAAGAGAATCGTGCACTTTTTGGGAATGACAATAGAGCAGCATTTCCACTATTAACAAAAATATTAGATGCGCAAGATAAATTGTCAGTACAAGTACATCCTGATGATGCGTATGCTAAAGAACATGAAGGTGAATACGGCAAGACAGAGTGTTGGTATATATTAGACGCCGAAGAAGATGCTGAAATTATATATGGTGTTAATGCACAAGATCAAGGGACGTTAAATAAAATGATAGATAATCGTGAATTCGATGAATTATTTAATACTGTAAAAGTACAAAAAGGTGATTTTTACTATGTTCCAGCCGGAACGGTCCATGCTATAGGTAAGGGTATTATGATATTAGAAACGCAACAATCGTCGGATACGACTTACCGTATTTATGATTACGACAGAAAAGATAAAAATGGTGCACAACGTGCATTGCATTTAGACGAAAGTAAAGAAGTTATTGATTTGTCTCAAACTTCACCAAATTCCACGCCAAAAGTGTTAACTAGAGGCGATGAACAGTATACGCAACTCGTAACTAACGCATTTTTTACAGTCGAAAAATGGGATGTCTCACAACAAATTAATTTTGAAAAGCCACAAGAGTACTGTTTAGTTTCTGTTATAGAAGGTTCGGGTGAAATTATAGTAGATGATTACGCCTATGAGGTTGAAAAAGGGGAACATTTTATCTTAACTTCAGAAGATAATGCAATTCAATTTAATGGTGAACTTACTATGATTGTAAGTTATGTCTAA
- a CDS encoding ROK family protein has translation MYKLAVDIGGTKTIVGVIDENMEIIDFQTFETIAPNPQQQFDKIISLAKEYKSNYDQLAPQALNIAMPGPCEYKEGIFLNPPNLQQYNGFNAGDYIRKHSDFEPAFVNDTDAAIRAEYRDLDVNEDSFIYLTISTGIGLAYMNNGKPLAGVDGNFGEIGHTIIKTDSDYQCPVCKQYGCVENEISGLAISRKATDIMGEETSTRQAIDMYMNDEHSGMTAMLDEVMKMTQQLCNNIYSLYNVYTIVLGGGVTNSALPYKESIESYAKKHNLMTEGEFKVKISNLNSNVLAGLYDVK, from the coding sequence ATGTATAAACTAGCAGTCGATATTGGAGGAACAAAGACAATTGTTGGTGTAATTGATGAGAACATGGAAATTATTGATTTCCAAACTTTTGAAACCATTGCGCCAAATCCTCAACAACAATTTGATAAGATTATTTCGTTAGCTAAAGAATATAAAAGTAACTATGATCAATTGGCGCCTCAAGCATTGAATATTGCTATGCCGGGGCCATGTGAATATAAAGAAGGCATCTTCTTAAATCCACCTAACTTACAACAATATAATGGCTTTAACGCAGGTGATTATATACGTAAACATAGTGATTTTGAACCTGCCTTTGTCAACGATACGGATGCGGCTATTAGAGCTGAATATAGAGACTTAGATGTAAATGAAGATTCATTTATATATTTAACGATAAGTACAGGTATAGGCTTAGCATATATGAATAATGGGAAACCATTAGCAGGCGTTGATGGGAATTTTGGAGAAATTGGTCATACGATTATAAAAACAGATAGTGATTATCAATGTCCTGTATGTAAACAATACGGATGTGTGGAAAATGAAATTTCAGGTTTAGCTATTAGTAGAAAAGCAACTGATATTATGGGCGAGGAAACGTCTACGCGACAAGCTATTGATATGTATATGAATGATGAACATAGTGGCATGACTGCAATGTTGGATGAAGTAATGAAAATGACTCAACAACTTTGTAATAACATTTATAGTTTATATAATGTGTATACAATAGTATTAGGTGGTGGCGTTACGAATAGTGCATTGCCATATAAAGAAAGTATTGAAAGTTATGCCAAAAAGCATAATTTAATGACAGAAGGGGAGTTTAAAGTGAAAATAAGTAACTTAAACTCAAATGTTTTGGCAGGATTATATGATGTAAAATAA
- a CDS encoding threonine/serine exporter family protein: MTFAFSFFFSFTASYFFAFIYDAPKKLFIPAGLAGASGYMVHFIFIETMQMDTIYTSLIGSLTLGLISQILSRLLKSPVVIFMIPGIIPLVPGSLAFRATQQLVTLDFTSAGTTFIRAILIAGSIALGLLLSDQLSKTLNITKYWRVKKNKL; this comes from the coding sequence ATGACATTCGCATTCTCTTTTTTCTTTAGTTTTACCGCTTCATACTTTTTCGCATTTATTTACGATGCACCTAAGAAATTATTTATACCTGCCGGTTTAGCAGGTGCTTCAGGATATATGGTACATTTTATTTTTATTGAAACCATGCAGATGGATACTATTTATACGAGTTTAATTGGAAGTTTAACTTTAGGCTTAATTAGCCAAATATTAAGTCGTTTATTAAAATCTCCAGTCGTTATTTTTATGATACCGGGAATTATTCCTTTGGTGCCAGGTAGTTTAGCTTTTCGAGCAACGCAACAACTAGTAACACTAGATTTCACTAGTGCTGGCACAACATTTATTAGAGCTATCTTAATTGCAGGCTCAATCGCTCTAGGCTTACTATTATCAGATCAGTTATCAAAAACGCTAAACATTACCAAATACTGGCGTGTTAAAAAGAATAAATTATAA